One part of the Prochlorococcus marinus str. MIT 9313 genome encodes these proteins:
- the egtB gene encoding ergothioneine biosynthesis protein EgtB: MLNLLLAVRQRSESLVAPLEPEDLCLQGMADASPPKWHLAHTTWFFDTFLLQPYLKGYEGCDPRWSYQFNSYYEAAGARHPRPSRGVLTRPTIREVLAWRQQVDAALTQLLTSPDADQEDIQQLAELGLHHEQQHQELLLMDLLDGFSRQPLEPAYQTGADHHLGPLEPTQARWISCDGGLYEIGHAGAGFHFDNEGPSHRIWLEDFALMDHLVCNDDFRCFIADGGYQRPELWMSEGWAVQQQLGWQAPRYWRGNGPADQWQEEFTLEGRRHLNRKAPVRHLSWFEADAYARWCGARLPSEAEWEVALQQHQPLIHDAHGKLWQWTASPYRPYPGFLPAPGAVGEYNGKFMSSQFVLRGSSWLTPEGHERDTYRNFFAPANRWMAAGLRLAR; encoded by the coding sequence ATGCTGAACCTGCTCTTGGCAGTGCGTCAACGAAGTGAATCGCTGGTTGCACCCCTCGAACCGGAAGATCTCTGCCTTCAGGGCATGGCCGATGCAAGTCCGCCGAAATGGCACCTTGCTCACACCACCTGGTTCTTCGATACCTTTTTGCTTCAGCCCTATCTCAAAGGCTACGAAGGCTGTGATCCACGCTGGAGTTATCAATTCAACTCCTATTACGAAGCGGCCGGGGCACGCCATCCAAGACCCTCACGGGGTGTCCTGACCCGGCCGACAATCAGGGAGGTCTTGGCGTGGCGGCAACAGGTGGACGCTGCATTAACGCAACTCCTGACCTCCCCGGACGCTGACCAAGAAGACATCCAGCAACTGGCAGAACTGGGTCTACATCACGAACAGCAGCATCAGGAATTGCTGTTGATGGATCTCTTGGATGGCTTTAGCCGACAACCGTTAGAGCCTGCTTATCAAACTGGCGCCGATCATCATCTGGGACCTTTAGAGCCAACCCAAGCCCGCTGGATCTCCTGCGATGGAGGTCTCTATGAAATCGGCCATGCTGGCGCGGGATTCCATTTTGACAACGAGGGGCCGTCGCATCGCATCTGGCTGGAGGACTTTGCCCTGATGGATCATTTGGTGTGCAACGACGACTTCAGGTGCTTTATCGCAGATGGGGGGTATCAGCGCCCAGAACTTTGGATGAGTGAGGGCTGGGCCGTACAACAACAACTGGGATGGCAGGCTCCCCGGTACTGGCGCGGCAACGGGCCTGCAGATCAATGGCAGGAAGAATTCACCCTGGAAGGAAGGCGGCACTTGAATCGAAAAGCACCGGTGCGCCATTTGAGCTGGTTCGAAGCCGATGCCTACGCACGGTGGTGTGGTGCTCGATTGCCCAGCGAAGCGGAATGGGAAGTGGCCCTACAACAGCATCAACCTCTGATCCACGATGCTCACGGCAAGCTGTGGCAATGGACGGCAAGTCCTTATAGGCCCTATCCGGGATTCCTTCCGGCCCCAGGCGCTGTGGGTGAATACAACGGAAAATTCATGAGCTCCCAGTTTGTTCTTCGCGGCAGCAGCTGGCTCACACCGGAAGGCCATGAGCGCGACACCTACCGGAACTTCTTTGCACCAGCAAACCGTTGGATGGCAGCAGGACTGCGCCTGGCCCGATGA
- a CDS encoding protein kinase domain-containing protein, translating to MSEPSAVVAGTVLAQRYRLDATILKSKPLQGVLWRGVDILDGERSAVLHQISDAPTRQHFQKFWPELQSLSHPQLPRCGELFEAEVSLWAVRYWQEGVTYGKIQQQRAECQLLFGAGEVLQLLLQLLPPLIALHAKGLVHGDINPSALLRRQQDGLPVLLDFGLLQPQGTTPWGDVTSAYRSIAQSSTEPAEAWMDLHGLGVTALTLLTGRCPEELWNSDVRAWVWPQSFELDGSFRDVLERMLSEAPDQRFEKASDVISALQAVIMPESIGPKLIADRPLALAPQAVPLSDHPSSTSQSLLQEHRSAHQPRRRRAEEREQAAEGRLWSVVGALLASALVGTAIGWFLLSRSSPLGMDPVRDRDVVGNVPVESPSAVEVDHRQQLLSRLRALQVNQSWFLQLVDASVLARFPHRGGRFPSDALDDVPLRQAWNDLAEEWLVRIEQLSPQLRRRLGELKNTDWQEQREGLSELGVHGHVIEQLVTAGAQKLLLGSFNDQKPPEPYLQFWYAAALRSLADVQIETLKVRPSTPTEFSSRVSPGAARLISIQVPAGHRLVLEIKGTPLMQMTIYGSQGDVIAERGSLRVVTLEPEAGSPVQVLVTNEGLATALVTLSCRADQQASMS from the coding sequence GTGAGCGAACCCAGCGCCGTGGTTGCCGGCACTGTGCTGGCGCAGCGTTATCGGTTGGATGCGACCATTCTGAAGTCGAAGCCGCTCCAGGGTGTGCTTTGGCGTGGGGTCGACATCCTCGATGGTGAGAGATCGGCGGTGCTTCACCAAATCAGCGATGCCCCTACAAGGCAGCACTTTCAGAAGTTTTGGCCTGAGCTTCAATCTCTTTCTCATCCTCAGTTGCCGCGTTGTGGTGAATTGTTTGAGGCGGAGGTCAGCCTCTGGGCGGTGCGTTACTGGCAGGAGGGTGTGACTTACGGAAAGATTCAGCAGCAACGGGCCGAGTGTCAGTTGCTCTTCGGCGCTGGAGAAGTGTTGCAGTTGCTTTTGCAGCTGCTACCTCCTTTGATTGCCTTGCATGCCAAGGGGTTGGTGCATGGTGATATCAATCCCAGCGCCCTGTTGAGGCGTCAGCAGGACGGCTTGCCGGTTTTGTTGGACTTTGGCTTACTGCAGCCCCAAGGGACTACCCCTTGGGGTGATGTGACTTCAGCGTATCGCTCAATTGCACAGAGCAGCACCGAACCAGCTGAAGCTTGGATGGATTTGCATGGCTTGGGCGTTACAGCACTTACTTTGCTGACTGGTCGTTGCCCCGAGGAACTTTGGAACAGTGATGTTCGGGCTTGGGTCTGGCCACAGTCTTTTGAGCTGGATGGGTCTTTTCGCGATGTGTTGGAGCGAATGTTGAGTGAGGCTCCTGACCAGCGTTTTGAAAAGGCATCGGATGTGATTTCTGCCCTTCAAGCTGTGATCATGCCCGAAAGCATCGGCCCTAAGCTCATAGCAGATCGCCCTCTGGCACTCGCGCCTCAAGCAGTGCCTTTATCCGATCACCCCTCGAGTACGTCTCAATCGCTCTTGCAGGAACATCGTTCTGCCCATCAGCCGCGGCGGCGGCGGGCTGAAGAACGGGAGCAGGCTGCTGAAGGCAGACTTTGGTCTGTTGTAGGTGCCTTGTTGGCGTCTGCATTGGTAGGTACGGCGATTGGCTGGTTCTTGCTCAGCCGTAGTTCCCCGCTAGGGATGGATCCTGTCAGGGATAGAGATGTCGTGGGCAATGTCCCAGTGGAGAGCCCATCAGCAGTAGAGGTGGACCATCGGCAGCAGTTATTGAGTCGGCTGCGGGCTTTGCAGGTCAATCAAAGTTGGTTTCTGCAGTTGGTGGATGCCAGTGTGCTAGCCCGTTTCCCTCATAGAGGTGGTCGCTTTCCCTCCGATGCACTGGACGATGTTCCCTTGCGTCAGGCCTGGAATGACTTGGCTGAGGAATGGTTGGTCAGAATCGAACAGCTATCACCTCAGCTGCGCAGGCGTTTAGGTGAGTTGAAGAACACTGACTGGCAGGAGCAGCGTGAAGGTCTGAGCGAATTGGGGGTGCATGGTCATGTGATTGAGCAGTTGGTTACAGCAGGAGCACAGAAATTGCTTTTGGGTTCGTTCAATGATCAGAAGCCTCCAGAGCCCTATTTGCAGTTTTGGTATGCGGCAGCTCTGCGCAGCCTGGCTGATGTGCAGATCGAAACCCTCAAGGTCAGACCTTCAACTCCCACTGAGTTTTCTTCAAGGGTTTCTCCTGGGGCTGCGCGCTTGATTTCTATTCAGGTGCCTGCTGGGCATCGACTAGTACTCGAAATCAAGGGCACGCCGTTGATGCAGATGACTATCTATGGCTCGCAGGGCGATGTCATTGCCGAGCGCGGATCGTTGCGCGTGGTGACCCTTGAGCCAGAAGCAGGCTCGCCTGTGCAAGTGCTGGTGACCAACGAGGGTTTGGCAACAGCTCTAGTGACCCTCTCTTGTCGTGCCGATCAGCAAGCTTCTATGTCTTGA
- the smpB gene encoding SsrA-binding protein SmpB gives MAKGGNKKATAAARAAANRLLADNRLARHQYEILDTLETGIELVGTEVKSIRAGQANLRDGFCLIRKGELQLHNVHISPHSHAGSYFNHDPLRTRKLLAHRREIDKLRGQLDRKGLTLIPLNLHLKGSWIKLTIGLGKGRKLHDKRQDEKRKQADREVKSALARY, from the coding sequence ATGGCCAAGGGAGGAAACAAAAAAGCGACTGCTGCTGCTCGAGCCGCGGCCAACCGTCTACTCGCAGACAACCGACTGGCAAGGCATCAATACGAGATCCTCGACACCCTCGAAACTGGCATTGAGTTGGTGGGAACCGAAGTCAAGTCAATCCGGGCCGGCCAAGCCAATCTCCGCGATGGCTTCTGCCTGATTCGCAAGGGCGAACTCCAGCTCCACAATGTTCATATCTCCCCTCATAGCCATGCCGGCAGCTACTTCAATCACGATCCCCTACGAACACGCAAACTGCTCGCGCACCGCCGTGAGATCGATAAACTTCGCGGCCAACTCGACAGAAAAGGGCTCACACTGATTCCCCTCAACCTTCATCTCAAGGGTTCATGGATCAAACTCACGATTGGGCTGGGCAAAGGTCGCAAACTGCACGACAAACGCCAAGACGAGAAACGCAAACAAGCCGATCGAGAAGTGAAGTCGGCTCTGGCGCGCTACTGA
- the ruvB gene encoding Holliday junction branch migration DNA helicase RuvB encodes MAIVSSSAGRADSQPPAAKSRVVDASPLPEEASPAREDGLRPRRLEDYIGQRELKQVLAIAVKAAMGRGDALDHVLLYGPPGLGKTTMAMVLAEELGVKCRVTSAPALERPRDIVGLLVNLQPREVLFIDEIHRLTRVAEELLYPAMEDRRLDLTVGKGSTARTRALELPPFTLVGATTRAGALSSPLRDRFGLIQRLEFYGLEDLQAIVERAAGLLRLQLTAQACQEIARRCRGTPRIANRLLRRVRDVASVCGGESLIDAALVDEALTLHRVDARGLDASDRRLLDLLLESHGGGPVGLETLAAALGEDPATLEAVVEPFLLQLGFLQRTPRGRVVTGAGRRHLGWPELP; translated from the coding sequence ATGGCGATTGTGTCTTCCAGTGCTGGCCGAGCTGATTCCCAGCCGCCAGCAGCAAAGTCTCGGGTGGTAGATGCTTCACCTTTGCCGGAAGAGGCCAGTCCAGCTCGAGAAGATGGGCTTAGGCCTAGGCGTTTGGAGGACTACATCGGTCAGCGTGAGCTTAAGCAGGTGTTGGCGATTGCCGTCAAGGCGGCCATGGGTAGAGGCGATGCTTTGGATCATGTTTTGCTCTATGGCCCTCCGGGCTTGGGTAAAACCACCATGGCCATGGTTTTGGCTGAAGAATTGGGTGTTAAGTGTCGGGTTACCAGTGCGCCTGCTCTCGAGCGCCCTCGTGACATCGTTGGTTTGTTGGTGAATCTGCAACCTCGCGAGGTTTTATTCATTGATGAGATTCACCGGCTCACAAGGGTTGCTGAGGAATTGCTTTATCCAGCAATGGAGGATAGGCGTCTCGATCTCACCGTGGGCAAGGGCAGTACCGCTCGCACCAGGGCATTGGAACTGCCTCCGTTCACCCTGGTGGGTGCTACGACTCGCGCTGGTGCCTTGAGCTCGCCGCTGCGGGATCGTTTCGGCCTTATTCAGCGATTGGAGTTTTATGGCCTGGAGGATCTGCAAGCGATTGTTGAGCGGGCGGCGGGGCTGCTGAGGTTGCAGTTAACTGCGCAAGCCTGCCAGGAGATTGCTCGTCGTTGTAGGGGTACCCCGAGGATCGCCAACAGATTGCTGCGACGGGTTCGTGATGTAGCGAGTGTCTGTGGCGGGGAGAGCTTGATCGATGCTGCATTGGTGGATGAGGCTCTCACTTTGCATCGAGTCGATGCTCGGGGTCTTGATGCCAGTGATCGGCGCTTGTTGGACTTGTTGCTGGAGTCTCATGGCGGCGGCCCGGTTGGTTTGGAGACTTTGGCTGCCGCTTTGGGAGAGGATCCAGCCACTCTTGAAGCAGTGGTAGAACCATTTCTGCTGCAGCTGGGTTTTTTGCAGCGAACTCCGCGTGGGCGCGTGGTGACTGGCGCGGGGCGACGCCATCTTGGTTGGCCGGAGTTGCCATGA
- a CDS encoding tetratricopeptide repeat protein, whose translation MSVLQGLKNWLPRWSGLLLVALLLVMDPVTGAATPALQPLFEQALEASREGDFQAALPLWDEFLELAPEQPAAWSNRGNVRLILGDPEGAIVDQTRAMELAPAELDPHLNRGIAEEVLHHWQQAANDYNWVLERDAVNASALYNLGNVLGSQGDWLQAEALYRKASDVSPDFAMASCSKALAVYQLGEFDLAEKELRALIRRYPMFADPRAALSGLLWHYGSFGEAESHWNAAVGLDNRYRQRDWLLEIRRWPPQPTADLMDFLALLEAP comes from the coding sequence ATGAGCGTTCTCCAGGGGTTGAAAAATTGGCTGCCTAGATGGTCAGGGTTGCTTTTGGTTGCGCTGTTGCTGGTCATGGATCCCGTCACTGGAGCAGCTACCCCAGCACTTCAACCTCTGTTTGAGCAGGCACTCGAAGCTTCTCGTGAGGGTGATTTTCAAGCAGCCCTACCTCTTTGGGATGAGTTTCTTGAGCTTGCGCCCGAGCAGCCTGCGGCGTGGAGCAATCGCGGCAATGTGAGGTTGATTTTGGGTGATCCCGAGGGTGCGATCGTTGATCAGACTAGGGCCATGGAATTGGCCCCAGCAGAGCTTGACCCTCATCTCAACCGTGGTATTGCTGAGGAGGTATTGCATCATTGGCAGCAAGCCGCTAACGATTACAACTGGGTTCTTGAGCGCGATGCTGTCAATGCATCGGCTCTTTACAACTTGGGCAATGTTTTGGGCTCTCAGGGCGACTGGTTGCAGGCAGAAGCTCTTTACAGAAAGGCCTCTGACGTCAGCCCAGACTTTGCTATGGCTAGCTGCAGCAAGGCGTTAGCGGTTTATCAGCTGGGCGAATTTGATCTGGCGGAGAAGGAACTGCGTGCATTGATTCGCCGGTATCCCATGTTTGCCGATCCCCGTGCGGCTCTTAGCGGTCTTTTATGGCATTACGGCTCATTTGGTGAAGCTGAAAGCCACTGGAATGCCGCAGTCGGGCTGGATAACCGCTATCGCCAACGGGATTGGTTGTTGGAGATCCGCCGATGGCCACCACAGCCCACGGCTGATCTGATGGATTTTCTTGCTTTGTTGGAGGCTCCATGA
- a CDS encoding amidohydrolase: protein MTLLFHWSERLDQALPELIELRRHLHAHPELSGEEHQTAVLVAGQLRGDGWRVSEGVGRTGVLAELGPTGGPCVGLRVDMDALPVEERTGLVYASRRDGVMHACGHDLHTCIGLGVARVLAKEESLPIGVRLLFQPAEELCEGARWMRMDGATDGLEALFGVHVCPELPTGSIGVRSGCLTAAAGELDIEVIGEGGHGARPHQAMDAIWLAARVVCGLQEAISRRLDALNPVVVSFGKIEGGQAFNVIADRVRLLGTVRCLDGAVFDKLPAWIEQIVQAICGSFGAEAIVRYRSITPPVYNDPELTDLLESCAITQIGKERVLRLEQPSLGAEDFAELLQNVRGTMFRLGVSGPNGCAPLHNGQFCLEESSLGVGIRVLTATLLAWMDERARLALERT, encoded by the coding sequence ATGACTCTTCTTTTTCATTGGAGCGAGCGTCTTGATCAAGCTTTGCCCGAGCTGATTGAGTTGCGGCGCCATCTGCATGCTCATCCAGAACTGAGTGGTGAGGAGCATCAGACGGCAGTTCTAGTAGCAGGTCAGTTGCGGGGGGATGGTTGGCGGGTGTCTGAGGGGGTTGGGCGCACAGGTGTGTTGGCGGAGTTGGGGCCAACCGGTGGCCCGTGTGTGGGCCTGCGGGTGGATATGGATGCTCTGCCAGTGGAAGAGCGCACAGGGCTTGTTTATGCCTCACGGCGAGATGGGGTGATGCATGCCTGTGGCCATGATCTGCATACCTGCATTGGTCTTGGAGTTGCAAGGGTTTTGGCAAAAGAGGAGTCGTTGCCAATAGGCGTAAGGCTGTTGTTTCAACCGGCAGAAGAATTGTGCGAAGGGGCTCGTTGGATGCGTATGGACGGGGCGACCGATGGCCTGGAGGCCCTGTTTGGGGTTCATGTTTGTCCCGAATTGCCGACTGGAAGTATCGGTGTACGCAGTGGGTGCTTGACGGCTGCGGCGGGAGAGCTGGATATCGAAGTGATCGGTGAAGGAGGCCACGGTGCAAGGCCTCATCAAGCTATGGATGCCATTTGGCTTGCCGCTCGAGTTGTTTGTGGACTGCAGGAGGCGATCAGTCGTCGCTTGGATGCCTTGAATCCTGTGGTGGTGAGTTTCGGGAAGATCGAAGGTGGTCAGGCTTTCAATGTGATTGCAGATCGAGTTCGGCTGCTGGGTACGGTCCGCTGTTTGGACGGGGCTGTTTTTGACAAGCTCCCAGCTTGGATCGAGCAGATTGTTCAGGCCATCTGTGGAAGTTTTGGGGCAGAGGCGATCGTGCGCTATCGCAGCATTACGCCGCCTGTTTACAACGATCCTGAACTCACAGACCTATTGGAAAGTTGTGCTATTACTCAGATAGGAAAAGAGCGTGTGTTGCGGCTTGAACAGCCCTCTCTTGGTGCTGAAGATTTTGCAGAACTACTGCAAAATGTTCGTGGAACAATGTTCCGATTAGGGGTTAGCGGTCCTAATGGGTGCGCGCCTTTACACAATGGTCAATTCTGCTTAGAGGAGAGCAGTCTTGGAGTTGGTATTCGGGTGCTGACCGCGACCCTATTGGCCTGGATGGATGAGCGTGCAAGGCTGGCTTTGGAGAGGACATGA
- a CDS encoding DUF3188 domain-containing protein — protein MKRLGYPLLSLAAPLLIVLAMLCLMHRQGSDRLQSIPAVLVGAGLIISGAVGRRRRRSKLLAALHSTQTEEQEH, from the coding sequence ATGAAGCGTCTTGGCTATCCCTTGTTATCTCTTGCAGCTCCTTTGCTGATCGTTTTGGCCATGCTCTGTTTGATGCATCGGCAGGGCAGCGATCGATTGCAGTCAATACCAGCAGTTTTGGTGGGTGCTGGTCTAATTATCAGCGGGGCTGTGGGCCGCCGCCGCCGCCGTAGCAAGCTGCTTGCAGCACTTCACAGCACCCAAACCGAGGAGCAGGAGCACTGA
- the thiC gene encoding phosphomethylpyrimidine synthase ThiC — translation MRASWVAARKGQANVSQLHFARQGVVTQEMDYVAKRENLPESLVMEEVARGRMIIPANINHENLEPMAIGIASSCKVNANIGASPNASDVAEELKKLELAVKYGADTVMDLSTGGVNLDEVRTAIINASPVPIGTVPVYQALESVHGSIEQLDEDDFLHIIEKHCQQGVDYQTIHAGLLIEHLPLVKGRLTGIVSRGGGILAQWMLYHHRQNPLFTRFDDICEIFKRYDCSFSLGDSLRPGCQHDASDAAQLAELKTLGELTKRAWAHDVQVMVEGPGHVPMDQIEFNVRKQMEECNEAPFYVLGPLVTDIAPGYDHITSAIGAAMAGWYGTAMLCYVTPKEHLGLPNPEDVREGLIAYKIAAHAADIARHRPGARDRDDELSRARYNFDWNKQFELSLDPERAKQYHDETLPADIYKQAEFCSMCGPKHCPMQTKITDEDLEGLEKSLKSKGKAKLSA, via the coding sequence ATGCGCGCCTCTTGGGTGGCTGCCCGTAAGGGTCAGGCCAATGTCTCGCAATTGCATTTCGCTCGACAGGGTGTTGTCACTCAAGAAATGGACTACGTGGCCAAGCGTGAAAACTTGCCTGAATCGCTTGTCATGGAGGAGGTGGCTCGGGGCAGGATGATTATTCCTGCCAACATCAATCATGAAAATTTAGAGCCGATGGCGATTGGTATCGCCTCCAGCTGCAAGGTGAATGCAAACATTGGCGCTTCACCTAACGCCAGTGATGTAGCTGAAGAGCTCAAGAAGCTCGAGCTGGCAGTTAAATATGGCGCAGACACCGTGATGGATCTGTCCACTGGAGGGGTCAATCTTGATGAGGTGCGTACGGCGATCATTAATGCTTCACCCGTGCCGATCGGCACTGTGCCTGTCTATCAGGCGTTGGAAAGCGTGCATGGCTCGATTGAGCAGCTCGACGAAGATGACTTTCTACACATCATTGAGAAGCATTGCCAGCAGGGCGTCGACTATCAAACCATTCACGCCGGTTTGTTGATTGAGCACCTTCCGCTGGTGAAGGGACGCCTGACAGGCATCGTCAGTCGCGGGGGTGGAATTCTTGCTCAGTGGATGCTTTATCACCACAGACAGAACCCTCTTTTCACCCGCTTTGACGACATCTGCGAGATCTTTAAGCGCTACGACTGCAGTTTTTCACTTGGTGATTCTCTCCGCCCTGGTTGTCAGCACGATGCTTCTGATGCAGCTCAACTTGCCGAGTTGAAGACCCTTGGAGAATTGACTAAGAGAGCTTGGGCACATGACGTGCAGGTGATGGTCGAGGGTCCTGGTCATGTACCAATGGATCAGATCGAATTCAATGTGCGCAAGCAGATGGAAGAGTGCAATGAGGCACCCTTTTATGTGCTTGGCCCTTTGGTGACAGACATCGCACCGGGTTATGACCACATCACGAGTGCCATCGGTGCGGCGATGGCAGGCTGGTATGGAACAGCGATGCTTTGTTATGTGACCCCGAAGGAGCATTTGGGTCTGCCAAACCCTGAGGATGTTCGTGAGGGCTTGATTGCCTACAAAATTGCAGCACATGCCGCTGACATCGCTCGTCACCGTCCGGGTGCTCGAGATCGCGATGATGAATTAAGCCGAGCAAGGTACAACTTTGATTGGAACAAACAGTTTGAGCTTTCACTTGATCCAGAGCGAGCCAAGCAGTATCACGATGAAACTTTGCCAGCTGACATTTACAAGCAAGCTGAGTTTTGTTCAATGTGTGGTCCAAAGCATTGCCCAATGCAGACCAAAATTACGGATGAGGATCTCGAAGGTCTCGAAAAATCTCTAAAAAGTAAAGGGAAAGCTAAGTTGTCAGCTTAG
- a CDS encoding Nif11-like leader peptide family RiPP precursor, with product MSYEQLKEFLTKVKQDKTLQDQVKKENSDLVYIAKAAGFSITTDDLRIAYTEWVKDSLAS from the coding sequence ATGTCCTATGAGCAACTAAAGGAATTTTTGACTAAAGTCAAACAAGATAAAACTCTGCAAGATCAAGTTAAGAAAGAAAATTCTGACCTAGTTTATATCGCTAAGGCAGCTGGTTTTTCAATTACGACAGATGATCTGCGCATAGCATATACTGAGTGGGTGAAGGATTCACTGGCAAGCTAA
- a CDS encoding DUF1499 domain-containing protein produces the protein MALTKDGVLSSCLIPTNCVLIEWKFDNVMKSYDKLIRIAESLPRVRVVERTENYWHGIVRSLIFRFPDDLEILKIPNKGIIQVRSASRLGLGDLGVNRNRIENLYSQL, from the coding sequence ATGGCCTTAACAAAGGATGGTGTTCTATCAAGTTGCCTGATACCTACCAACTGTGTGCTTATCGAATGGAAGTTTGATAATGTAATGAAATCATACGACAAGCTTATTCGCATTGCCGAATCCCTGCCAAGGGTAAGAGTAGTAGAAAGAACAGAAAATTATTGGCATGGTATTGTACGAAGCCTAATTTTTAGGTTTCCAGATGATCTTGAGATCCTAAAAATACCAAATAAAGGAATTATTCAAGTCAGATCTGCTTCTAGACTAGGACTTGGAGATCTAGGTGTTAATAGAAACAGAATTGAAAATCTTTACTCGCAATTATAA
- a CDS encoding shikimate kinase, with translation MNESPAPHPLKQRLGGRNLYLVGMMASGKSSTGRPLAEQLSYGFVDTDAVIEQLAGQPIPKIFSEEGEAGFRTMESQVLNAIGQRHSLVVATGGGIVSKPENWGVLHQGIVIWLNPGREELLRRLNADSGNRPLLQTEDPEAAFDCLFAERLPLYCEADLHVEVGAEEPDGIALKIIEFLPQLLSPPPQMNG, from the coding sequence ATGAACGAAAGCCCAGCCCCTCACCCCCTCAAGCAAAGGCTTGGTGGTCGCAACCTCTATTTGGTGGGAATGATGGCCAGTGGCAAGAGCAGCACAGGCAGGCCTCTAGCCGAACAACTCAGCTATGGGTTTGTTGATACAGATGCCGTCATCGAACAACTTGCTGGCCAACCAATCCCGAAGATCTTTAGCGAAGAAGGAGAAGCAGGGTTTCGAACAATGGAGTCTCAAGTACTCAATGCCATTGGCCAACGCCATTCACTTGTTGTTGCTACTGGCGGAGGGATAGTGAGTAAGCCAGAAAACTGGGGGGTCTTGCATCAGGGCATCGTGATCTGGCTAAACCCTGGGCGAGAAGAGCTACTCAGACGCTTAAATGCCGACAGCGGCAATAGGCCTTTACTGCAAACAGAAGATCCAGAAGCAGCCTTCGACTGTTTATTTGCCGAGCGCCTACCGCTTTATTGCGAAGCAGACTTGCATGTGGAAGTGGGAGCAGAGGAACCAGACGGGATTGCGCTAAAGATTATTGAGTTCCTGCCCCAGTTATTATCGCCACCTCCACAAATGAATGGTTAA
- a CDS encoding 6-carboxytetrahydropterin synthase: MTDVPDLERHGHGRGCVITRKATFSASHRYYLPELSSDDNAARFGLCALPAGHGHNYELIVAMAGGLNVDGMVLNLSEVKHAIRSEVTDQLDFRFLNDVWPEFDLSRPEGCLPTTEALLRIIWTRLMPHLPIVAIRLYEQENLWADYHGDAMDAYLTIRTHFAAAHRLARVELSQEENERIYGKCARPHGHGHNYFVDVTVRGEIDSRTGMVCDLGALQSLVNDIVVEPFDHTFLNKDIPHFANCVPTAENIALYISDCLAKPIRAIGAHLHKVRLQESPNNAAEVYAETPRLEAIPEVLHAMAAH, encoded by the coding sequence ATGACTGACGTCCCCGATTTGGAACGCCATGGTCATGGCCGCGGCTGTGTGATCACTCGCAAAGCTACTTTCAGTGCTAGCCATCGCTATTACTTACCGGAACTGTCAAGCGATGACAATGCAGCTCGTTTTGGACTCTGTGCTTTGCCTGCTGGGCATGGACACAATTATGAGCTGATCGTCGCCATGGCTGGCGGGCTTAATGTCGATGGCATGGTGTTGAACCTCTCTGAGGTGAAGCATGCCATCCGCTCTGAGGTAACTGATCAGCTTGACTTTCGCTTCCTTAACGATGTTTGGCCGGAATTTGATCTTTCCAGGCCAGAGGGCTGCCTGCCAACCACGGAGGCTCTGCTAAGAATCATCTGGACTCGTTTAATGCCTCATCTGCCAATCGTGGCCATTCGGCTTTACGAACAAGAAAACCTCTGGGCTGATTATCACGGAGATGCCATGGACGCCTATTTAACGATCCGTACTCATTTTGCGGCTGCCCATCGGCTTGCCAGGGTCGAACTGAGTCAGGAGGAAAACGAACGTATTTATGGCAAATGCGCGCGGCCTCATGGGCATGGTCATAATTATTTTGTGGATGTCACCGTGCGCGGAGAAATTGATTCTCGAACAGGCATGGTCTGTGATCTAGGTGCTTTGCAAAGCCTTGTGAATGACATTGTTGTGGAACCTTTTGACCACACCTTCTTAAATAAAGACATTCCTCATTTCGCTAACTGTGTACCAACGGCAGAGAATATTGCCTTGTACATTTCTGATTGTTTAGCGAAACCGATCCGAGCGATCGGAGCCCATCTCCACAAGGTGCGCTTGCAGGAAAGCCCTAATAATGCAGCTGAGGTCTATGCGGAAACCCCAAGGCTTGAAGCCATCCCTGAGGTATTGCATGCTATGGCGGCTCACTAG